The proteins below are encoded in one region of Nitrospira sp.:
- the panC gene encoding pantothenate synthetase: protein MRVMRHPHRVSAWSRLLHREGIRIGLVPTMGALHAGHRALIRAARLSCDAVAVSIFVNPVQFGPKEDWSRYPRPFARDVRLCRDEGVDLLFAPSVASMYPHDFQTEVHVPRLATRWEGSVRPGHLSGVATVVTKLLCAVQPAVAYFGQKDFQQAAVVRRLIEDLDFPSRIEVCPTVRESDGLALSSRNLYLSASQRATAPVLYRALFEGARLTRTGSAPRDVRRAMLRICRSARGVTVDYLTVCDPHTLEPLSRLSGRAVVLLGAIRLGSIRLIDNLLVRAPRRRT, encoded by the coding sequence GTGCGCGTGATGCGACACCCGCATCGGGTCTCGGCATGGAGTCGGTTGTTGCACCGAGAAGGCATTCGGATCGGACTCGTGCCGACGATGGGTGCGCTCCATGCGGGACACCGCGCGCTCATTCGTGCAGCCCGCTTGTCCTGCGACGCGGTCGCCGTCAGCATATTTGTCAACCCGGTTCAATTCGGACCGAAGGAAGATTGGTCCCGCTATCCCCGTCCATTTGCCCGCGACGTTCGGTTGTGCCGCGATGAGGGCGTGGATCTTCTCTTTGCGCCGTCGGTCGCAAGCATGTACCCGCATGACTTTCAAACAGAAGTACACGTCCCGCGGCTGGCAACTCGCTGGGAGGGGTCGGTTCGGCCGGGCCACCTTTCCGGCGTCGCGACGGTGGTGACCAAATTGCTGTGCGCCGTCCAACCGGCAGTCGCATATTTTGGACAGAAAGATTTTCAACAGGCGGCGGTTGTGCGACGCTTGATCGAGGACCTCGATTTTCCGTCGAGAATCGAAGTGTGTCCAACCGTCCGGGAGTCGGATGGCTTGGCGCTCAGCTCACGCAATCTGTATCTTTCGGCATCCCAGCGAGCCACGGCGCCGGTTCTCTACAGAGCCCTTTTTGAGGGGGCCCGGCTCACCCGAACGGGCTCGGCGCCCCGGGACGTCCGTAGGGCAATGTTGCGGATCTGCCGGTCGGCTCGCGGCGTCACGGTTGACTACCTGACTGTGTGTGATCCACACACGCTCGAGCCGCTTTCCCGCCTGAGCGGCCGTGCCGTGGTGCTGTTGGGCGCCATTCGGCTTGGATCGATCCGCCTGATCGACAATCTCCTCGTGCGGGCTCCGAGGCGTCGTACGTAG
- the folK gene encoding 2-amino-4-hydroxy-6-hydroxymethyldihydropteridine diphosphokinase translates to MTHEIVFIGVGSNMGDRVDYCERAVTLLSLLPHSQVNGVSSLYESEPIVDRGNPGPEWFLNGVVRLETDITARSLLAVCREIESALGRDQDHRDGPRTIDLDILLYGQRLIDDVDLSIPHPRMHLRRFVLAPLAELAPDLLHPTQQRSIRDLLSESADATTVRILTPQPSTKFGLRLNSSIQHSTGSSSCA, encoded by the coding sequence ATGACCCATGAAATCGTCTTCATCGGTGTCGGTTCCAACATGGGCGACCGCGTGGACTACTGCGAGCGCGCGGTCACGCTCCTCTCCCTCCTACCTCATTCCCAGGTCAACGGAGTTTCGTCCTTGTATGAATCAGAGCCGATCGTCGACCGTGGGAATCCTGGGCCTGAATGGTTCTTGAACGGCGTGGTCCGGCTGGAGACGGACATCACTGCTCGTAGCCTCCTCGCCGTGTGCAGAGAGATCGAGTCGGCGCTCGGACGCGATCAGGACCATCGCGATGGACCGCGCACCATCGACCTTGACATTCTGCTCTATGGGCAACGCCTCATCGACGATGTCGACTTGTCTATCCCGCACCCGCGCATGCATCTGCGACGGTTCGTTCTCGCTCCTCTCGCCGAGCTGGCCCCAGATCTTCTGCATCCGACTCAACAGCGATCCATCCGAGACCTCCTGTCGGAGTCGGCCGATGCAACAACGGTTCGCATCCTCACTCCACAACCCTCCACGAAATTCGGGCTTCGGCTCAACTCTTCCATCCAACACAGCACGGGGAGCAGCTCGTGCGCGTGA
- a CDS encoding aminotransferase, producing MSGFPIEYATRIRTLPPYLFAAIDKMKQEAIARGVDIINLGVGDPDLPTPTPIIDRLKAAAAEPRNHQYPSYEGMLSFRQAVAGWYKRRFNVSLDPASEVLALIGSKEGIGHVPLAFIDPGDIVLVPTPGYPVYPVATTFAGGTPYSMPLTKENGFLPDLDAIPKDVAANAKLMFLNSPNNPTSVVASKAYFDKVVAFAREHRIIVCHDAAYSEIYFDGQRPASFLEADGARDVGIEFHSLSKTFNMTGWRIGFAVGNKQVLAGLGKVKSNLDSGAFQAIQEAGITALESGEHHVDGLRKIYQERRDVFVPGLRQLELDALLPPAAFYVWIGVPKGYTSASFTAHLLEKAGIVSTPGNGFGEPGEGYVRMTLTTSKERLAEAVERIKKAGF from the coding sequence ATGTCCGGATTTCCGATCGAATATGCGACTCGCATCAGGACGCTGCCCCCATACCTCTTCGCCGCGATCGACAAAATGAAGCAAGAGGCGATTGCGCGAGGGGTCGATATCATTAACCTTGGTGTCGGTGACCCTGACCTCCCGACCCCTACACCGATCATTGACCGGCTCAAGGCGGCGGCGGCCGAGCCGCGCAATCATCAATATCCCTCCTACGAAGGGATGTTAAGCTTTCGCCAAGCCGTCGCCGGCTGGTACAAGCGCCGGTTCAACGTCTCCCTCGACCCGGCAAGCGAAGTGCTGGCGCTCATTGGATCGAAGGAAGGAATCGGGCACGTTCCATTGGCGTTTATCGATCCGGGGGATATCGTGCTTGTCCCGACGCCCGGCTATCCTGTTTACCCCGTGGCCACTACCTTCGCCGGTGGCACGCCCTACTCGATGCCGCTGACGAAAGAGAACGGGTTTCTGCCGGACCTTGATGCCATCCCAAAGGATGTCGCCGCCAACGCTAAGCTCATGTTTCTGAACTCGCCCAACAACCCGACCTCTGTCGTCGCGAGCAAAGCGTATTTTGACAAGGTCGTGGCCTTCGCACGAGAGCATCGCATAATCGTCTGCCACGATGCCGCCTATTCGGAGATCTACTTTGACGGCCAACGACCCGCCAGTTTTCTGGAGGCGGACGGCGCACGGGACGTAGGGATCGAGTTTCACTCCTTGTCGAAAACGTTCAACATGACGGGGTGGCGGATCGGATTTGCAGTGGGAAACAAACAGGTTCTGGCCGGTCTTGGCAAGGTGAAGAGCAACCTCGATTCGGGTGCGTTCCAGGCCATCCAGGAAGCCGGCATTACCGCATTGGAGTCCGGCGAACATCATGTCGACGGACTGCGTAAGATCTATCAGGAACGGCGCGACGTGTTCGTCCCGGGACTGCGACAGCTTGAACTCGACGCCCTCCTGCCTCCCGCCGCGTTCTATGTATGGATCGGAGTGCCGAAGGGCTACACCTCCGCTTCTTTTACTGCGCATCTGCTGGAGAAGGCCGGGATCGTCAGTACACCGGGAAACGGATTCGGCGAACCGGGAGAGGGATACGTCCGGATGACGCTGACCACTTCGAAGGAACGGTTGGCAGAGGCAGTCGAACGAATCAAAAAAGCGGGGTTTTGA
- a CDS encoding GMP synthase: MSRRAVCLKHVPFEGPGAFATSLYTRGITLERYLVPSDGLPKDAGELLIVMGGPMSVNDATQWMAEETVFIRKAIDGGTPVLGICLGSQLMAKALGASVLKGHALEIGMTQITVTPEGRQDPFFRSCPERFSVFQWHGEVFDLPVGAVPLAGSNVAPLQAFRFGPFAYGLLFHLEMDEPGITALCRECASGLAAAKTTASEVMERARPCLPQLHVYADRLIAHLLTALH; the protein is encoded by the coding sequence ATGAGCAGGAGAGCTGTCTGTCTGAAACATGTTCCATTCGAAGGGCCGGGTGCCTTTGCCACCTCCCTATACACGCGTGGCATCACACTCGAACGCTATCTCGTGCCATCCGACGGGTTGCCGAAGGATGCCGGCGAGTTGCTGATTGTCATGGGCGGGCCGATGTCGGTGAACGATGCCACTCAGTGGATGGCGGAAGAGACCGTCTTCATACGGAAGGCCATCGACGGAGGGACGCCTGTCCTCGGAATCTGCCTTGGCAGTCAACTCATGGCGAAAGCGCTCGGCGCATCCGTGCTCAAGGGCCATGCCTTGGAGATCGGAATGACTCAAATTACCGTCACCCCGGAGGGCCGCCAAGATCCATTTTTTAGATCCTGTCCCGAGCGCTTTTCGGTCTTCCAGTGGCACGGGGAAGTATTCGACCTGCCCGTTGGAGCCGTTCCACTGGCCGGCTCGAACGTGGCCCCCTTGCAGGCCTTTCGGTTCGGCCCCTTCGCCTACGGCTTGCTGTTCCATCTGGAAATGGACGAACCCGGAATCACCGCTCTTTGTCGCGAATGCGCGTCCGGGTTGGCGGCCGCGAAGACAACGGCATCGGAGGTGATGGAGCGCGCTCGTCCCTGCTTGCCTCAACTCCATGTCTACGCCGACCGCTTGATTGCCCATCTGTTGACCGCCTTGCATTGA
- a CDS encoding HD family phosphohydrolase has translation MSASGRRAEFLKNQDALADIVLAFHVGAVSALNLARETDVTRSISIDELQIGMFVSRFDRSWFRTPFLRHRFLVRSSADIQRLRRSGIKTVEIDLTRGAAPAENPRLDADELSSVPAAWVNETTPSKGFDELRHDMHLAMEVRKKLEHTVHCLFDNIAAMGTIDNEQANEAAQEIGLVARTLSNPALFMAMSQIPEASLGLSQHAMATCTLSMILGQAVQYDLAALQELAVGALLHDIGLLRVPTPILLRIYDSSNSLRDRERAVYEMHARQGAVDLERQENFSLDVRRIAAEHHALPDGRGFPAEINPRWISQSSRIVMIADQYDELITGFGGRTPMQPHEALHRLYQCAQDGGLDLDLTSCFIKRVGVFPIYSTVELNTGERGVIAELNPAQLHLPVIFVTHVKGGKPLASPLRVDLLEQEAGEPVRSIVRVLKSGAPAPGSAG, from the coding sequence ATGTCGGCGTCGGGCAGGCGGGCGGAATTCCTAAAGAATCAGGACGCCTTAGCCGATATCGTACTGGCATTTCATGTGGGTGCGGTTTCCGCTTTGAACTTGGCGAGGGAGACAGACGTGACTCGAAGTATCTCGATCGATGAACTTCAAATTGGCATGTTTGTAAGCCGCTTCGATCGGTCGTGGTTTCGCACGCCCTTCCTACGACACCGATTCTTGGTTCGGTCGAGCGCTGATATCCAACGGCTCCGTCGATCGGGAATCAAGACGGTGGAGATCGATCTGACACGCGGTGCGGCTCCCGCTGAGAATCCGCGGCTGGACGCTGACGAATTGTCGAGTGTGCCTGCCGCGTGGGTCAACGAGACGACGCCGTCCAAGGGATTTGACGAACTCCGCCATGATATGCACCTGGCAATGGAGGTACGGAAGAAACTCGAGCACACCGTGCACTGCCTGTTCGATAACATTGCGGCGATGGGAACAATCGACAATGAGCAGGCCAATGAGGCCGCGCAGGAGATCGGTCTCGTGGCCAGGACACTGAGCAATCCGGCCCTCTTCATGGCGATGAGTCAGATTCCAGAGGCCTCTCTCGGGCTGAGTCAGCATGCGATGGCGACGTGTACCCTGTCGATGATTTTAGGCCAGGCCGTGCAGTACGACTTGGCGGCGCTGCAGGAACTGGCCGTAGGGGCGTTGCTGCACGATATCGGGTTGCTACGTGTCCCGACTCCCATTCTTCTCCGCATTTATGACAGTTCCAATAGTCTTCGAGACAGAGAGCGTGCGGTGTACGAGATGCATGCCAGACAGGGAGCCGTGGACCTTGAACGGCAGGAAAACTTCTCCCTGGATGTGCGGCGCATCGCGGCGGAGCATCATGCGTTGCCTGACGGACGAGGTTTTCCCGCGGAAATCAATCCGCGCTGGATCAGTCAATCGAGCCGTATCGTCATGATCGCCGATCAGTACGACGAGCTCATCACGGGCTTCGGTGGACGAACCCCGATGCAGCCTCACGAGGCATTACACCGGCTCTATCAATGCGCGCAAGACGGCGGCTTGGATCTCGATCTGACGTCATGCTTTATCAAGCGTGTGGGTGTCTTTCCGATCTACAGCACTGTGGAACTGAATACGGGGGAGCGAGGCGTCATTGCGGAATTGAACCCAGCGCAACTGCACCTGCCCGTGATCTTCGTGACGCATGTGAAGGGGGGAAAGCCGCTTGCATCACCTCTTCGGGTGGACCTGCTTGAACAGGAAGCCGGGGAACCCGTGCGATCGATTGTGCGAGTCCTGAAGTCGGGCGCACCCGCCCCGGGATCGGCGGGGTAG
- the pmtA gene encoding SAM-dependent methyltransferase: MDLKKIERVYTSYAGVYDRIFGRVFHEGRDAAIRNLSVQPDERVLEVGVGTGLALPMYPRHCRIVGIDLSEGMLAQARKRAEAHGMDHVELYRMDAGSMEFPDDSFDTVVAAYVVTAVPDYRSVVNEMIRVCRAGGRIIMLNHFSNGNKLIAAVEKVISPLTKHLGWRTDLSLTTVLEGTTLQVSRKQAVNPMRFWHLVECVNAKPLSPRNGNGHHLNGTDYHLGRTASTAAPAYPSHSSV, translated from the coding sequence ATGGACCTGAAGAAGATCGAACGCGTCTATACCAGTTACGCAGGGGTCTATGACCGGATTTTCGGAAGGGTCTTCCACGAGGGGCGCGACGCGGCCATTCGTAATCTGAGCGTGCAGCCCGACGAACGCGTGCTCGAAGTCGGGGTAGGAACGGGCTTGGCACTGCCGATGTACCCACGCCACTGCCGCATTGTCGGCATCGATCTGTCCGAAGGAATGCTGGCACAAGCCCGAAAGCGCGCCGAGGCGCATGGAATGGACCACGTCGAACTCTACCGAATGGATGCTGGATCGATGGAGTTTCCCGATGACAGTTTCGACACCGTCGTGGCCGCCTACGTCGTGACGGCCGTGCCCGACTATCGAAGCGTCGTGAACGAGATGATCCGTGTCTGCCGGGCGGGGGGACGCATCATCATGCTGAATCACTTCAGCAATGGTAACAAACTCATTGCCGCCGTCGAGAAGGTCATCTCTCCCCTGACCAAGCATCTCGGTTGGAGAACTGATCTTTCCCTCACGACCGTATTGGAAGGAACCACGTTGCAGGTGTCCCGGAAGCAGGCCGTCAATCCCATGCGTTTCTGGCACCTCGTCGAATGTGTCAATGCCAAGCCCCTGAGTCCAAGGAATGGCAACGGCCACCACCTGAATGGAACCGATTACCATCTCGGCCGGACTGCCTCAACCGCGGCCCCCGCGTATCCATCACACTCCTCGGTATAG
- a CDS encoding alpha-ribazole phosphatase — MPTLLLVRHGETDWNRSGQIMGQHPVPLNERGRRQASDLALRLRDQPIGALYSSPVARAIQTAEFLAASRELVIREDPRLREIEVGDWAGRFWRDLDHEPVRRYWYARPNDARFPGGETLAEVQARAAAAMTDALFERDRETVLVVTHGDVLRALVAHLLGLPLTAIHVFRFDHASLTRLESSPGGPGQWTAACINLSEQTSRH, encoded by the coding sequence ATGCCCACACTCCTGCTCGTTCGGCACGGTGAAACGGATTGGAACCGAAGCGGTCAGATCATGGGACAGCATCCGGTCCCGTTGAACGAGCGCGGCCGGCGACAGGCATCCGACTTGGCCCTGAGACTGCGAGACCAACCGATCGGAGCCCTGTATTCAAGTCCGGTTGCGCGCGCCATACAAACGGCGGAGTTTCTGGCCGCCTCGCGGGAGCTCGTCATACGCGAGGACCCACGTCTACGCGAAATCGAGGTGGGAGACTGGGCAGGTCGATTTTGGCGAGACCTGGACCACGAGCCTGTCCGCCGATATTGGTATGCCCGCCCGAACGACGCACGATTTCCCGGTGGCGAAACACTCGCCGAGGTCCAAGCCCGCGCCGCCGCGGCGATGACCGACGCCCTCTTTGAGCGCGATCGCGAGACGGTGTTGGTCGTGACACATGGGGACGTTTTGCGGGCACTCGTGGCGCATCTGTTGGGGCTACCGCTCACGGCCATTCACGTGTTCCGGTTCGACCATGCTTCGTTGACTCGCCTCGAATCATCGCCCGGCGGGCCAGGTCAATGGACGGCCGCCTGCATCAATCTGTCCGAGCAGACGTCGCGTCACTGA
- a CDS encoding glycosyl hydrolase — protein sequence MPPRTTTSLVTPQFTLRVPVVLLRATLWAIWFTCSACDKGSESVVSIVVHPSKPDILYVATNDAVFKSRDAGATWSRIPSFSARRVTTVTVDPNFPATVYAGTMGDAVYKSPDGGQRWLPHNVGLKEHVSFINQFVFHPRNSQTIGAATTVGAFLTRDGGRTWTEHMTGMTEVHIVVTLAVDPQYAQTWYAGTTGGVYKSTDGMATWKKVNQGLIPDHILEASMALGVNVLMVDPRTSDTVYAGTTDGLFQTTTGAATWTRIGQTLPDQFVSWMAIDPSTPQTLYVVGREGVAKSVDGGGSWTRVNEGLATLNMRTITISPHDSATLYAGTNGSGLYRSTDGGNTWTSIPLTPASRTES from the coding sequence GTGCCGCCGCGCACCACCACCTCACTCGTGACACCTCAATTCACCCTACGCGTTCCGGTCGTTCTGCTGCGGGCGACCCTATGGGCCATATGGTTCACCTGTTCGGCATGCGACAAGGGCAGCGAATCGGTCGTATCCATCGTGGTCCATCCCAGCAAACCGGACATCCTGTATGTGGCCACCAACGACGCGGTCTTTAAATCACGCGATGCGGGAGCGACGTGGTCGCGTATTCCGAGTTTCAGCGCGCGACGTGTCACCACTGTAACCGTGGACCCCAACTTCCCGGCCACGGTCTATGCAGGGACGATGGGCGACGCCGTGTACAAGAGTCCGGATGGAGGTCAACGCTGGTTGCCCCACAATGTGGGCCTGAAGGAGCACGTGTCCTTTATCAATCAGTTTGTGTTTCATCCCAGGAACAGCCAGACGATCGGGGCCGCCACGACGGTGGGGGCGTTTCTCACCCGCGACGGAGGCCGAACGTGGACCGAACACATGACCGGCATGACGGAGGTGCACATCGTCGTGACGCTCGCAGTGGATCCACAATACGCACAGACGTGGTACGCCGGTACGACCGGAGGCGTCTACAAGAGCACCGACGGCATGGCGACCTGGAAGAAAGTGAACCAGGGCCTGATCCCGGATCACATTCTGGAAGCTTCGATGGCGTTGGGCGTCAATGTTCTCATGGTCGATCCCCGCACATCGGACACCGTCTACGCGGGGACTACGGATGGCCTGTTTCAAACGACGACCGGCGCCGCAACGTGGACGCGGATCGGCCAGACGCTTCCGGATCAATTTGTGAGCTGGATGGCTATCGACCCTTCTACTCCGCAGACGCTCTACGTGGTGGGACGGGAAGGTGTCGCGAAGAGCGTGGACGGCGGTGGGTCATGGACCCGTGTGAATGAGGGTCTCGCGACGCTGAACATGCGGACGATTACGATCAGCCCCCATGACTCCGCTACGTTATATGCCGGCACCAACGGCAGTGGGTTGTATCGTTCAACGGACGGCGGCAACACGTGGACCTCGATACCGCTCACGCCCGCCTCCCGCACGGAGTCATAA
- a CDS encoding carotenoid 1,2-hydratase yields MGRFDVWTALTLLLTGPRRLFATRFPAYSRPTESRTILAMALLASIDCAASVTIPCWQAYAAGPNAPSPAFQAAKPGYLFNFPFDHGAHPAFKTEWWYYTGHLQTDSGRRFGYQVTFFRRGIRRNPETFAPSRSKWRLDDLYFAHLALSDLQPGRFYFFDVISREGLGKAGAEKGRLHVWLDRWRAEMPHGSSDRHRLTAEGRTEGTDAHNGLPSIGLDLELTPLKPPVIHGADGVSRKGADPLQASHYYSLTRLATSGALTLEGHTMPVTGLSWMDHEFGSGDLSSDLTGWDWFSMQLESGEELMLYQLRRSDGLPDAASSGTWVDQAGRSRHLTGESIRIEVLDHWKSPHSNASYPSRWRVSIPPLGAVLEVIPLLPDQELLTERSTGITYWEGAARMSGALGDRPITGRGYVELTGYAEPYRPGQRSGFETTP; encoded by the coding sequence TTGGGGCGTTTCGATGTTTGGACCGCTCTGACGCTTCTACTCACTGGTCCTCGACGCCTCTTCGCCACGCGATTTCCCGCTTACTCTCGCCCCACCGAGTCCCGGACCATTCTCGCGATGGCATTGTTGGCATCGATAGATTGCGCGGCCTCCGTCACAATCCCGTGCTGGCAAGCCTATGCAGCAGGGCCGAACGCTCCATCCCCTGCATTTCAGGCTGCCAAGCCGGGCTATCTGTTTAACTTTCCCTTTGACCACGGAGCGCACCCAGCCTTCAAAACCGAATGGTGGTACTACACCGGCCATCTCCAAACGGACAGCGGTCGGCGCTTTGGCTATCAAGTCACGTTCTTCCGGCGCGGCATTCGCCGCAATCCCGAAACGTTTGCTCCGTCCCGGTCCAAGTGGCGACTCGACGATCTCTATTTTGCCCACCTCGCTCTTTCTGACCTCCAACCCGGCCGATTCTACTTCTTCGATGTGATCAGCCGCGAAGGTCTCGGGAAAGCCGGGGCGGAGAAAGGTCGCTTACACGTCTGGCTGGACCGCTGGCGGGCCGAGATGCCCCACGGCTCCAGTGACCGTCATCGTCTTACTGCCGAAGGACGGACTGAGGGGACGGACGCGCACAACGGCCTTCCATCCATCGGTCTTGATCTGGAGTTGACTCCACTCAAGCCTCCGGTGATCCATGGGGCTGATGGCGTGAGTCGCAAGGGGGCTGATCCCCTTCAAGCCTCCCATTACTATTCCCTGACGCGGTTGGCGACTTCAGGAGCCCTGACCCTCGAGGGGCACACCATGCCTGTGACCGGCTTGAGCTGGATGGATCACGAATTCGGGTCCGGTGATTTGAGCTCGGATCTGACCGGATGGGACTGGTTCAGCATGCAGTTGGAATCGGGCGAGGAACTCATGCTCTATCAATTGCGGCGGAGCGATGGGTTACCGGATGCGGCTTCAAGCGGCACCTGGGTCGATCAGGCAGGACGTTCGAGGCACCTGACCGGAGAGTCCATCCGGATCGAGGTATTGGACCATTGGAAGAGTCCCCATAGCAACGCCTCCTATCCAAGCCGATGGCGGGTCTCCATACCCCCGCTTGGCGCCGTGCTCGAGGTCATTCCCCTGTTGCCGGATCAGGAACTCCTGACGGAAAGGAGCACCGGCATCACATATTGGGAAGGGGCGGCACGCATGAGTGGAGCGCTTGGTGACCGTCCGATCACCGGACGGGGCTATGTGGAACTGACAGGCTATGCGGAGCCGTATCGACCAGGACAGCGGAGCGGATTCGAGACCACGCCTTGA
- a CDS encoding ATP-dependent protease has translation MLIEPRPGEDSDPYIPRQSVRIPEIIPIFSLPTVVFFPRTYLPLHVFEPRYREMVADAAREGQCIGMVLLREGWETDYYENPPVYAIGCVGRLLNVQLFSDGRSNIMLQGLERFEIQEEFSDRSYRRARVTLKPNSGPKSLDGSVRALLLDRLQRYVATRDNSHLWQEFLGQDISDESLVHTISSHLDCTPLERQFLLEADSLTCQTRRLTDLLHFMLHEHRGATGRG, from the coding sequence ATGCTTATCGAGCCCCGTCCGGGAGAGGATTCGGACCCGTATATCCCACGCCAATCCGTGCGGATCCCTGAGATCATCCCCATATTCAGTTTGCCGACCGTTGTGTTTTTCCCTCGTACTTACTTGCCGTTACACGTGTTTGAACCCCGGTACCGGGAGATGGTGGCGGACGCGGCCCGGGAAGGACAGTGTATCGGGATGGTTCTCTTAAGGGAAGGCTGGGAAACGGACTACTACGAGAATCCTCCCGTTTACGCAATTGGTTGTGTGGGCCGGCTCTTGAACGTCCAACTCTTTTCCGACGGCCGCTCAAACATCATGCTTCAAGGCCTAGAACGATTTGAAATTCAAGAAGAATTTTCTGATCGGAGCTATCGACGCGCGCGGGTGACCCTCAAGCCGAATTCCGGCCCGAAGAGCCTCGACGGATCCGTACGAGCGCTGTTACTGGATCGGCTTCAGCGCTATGTCGCCACACGCGACAATAGCCATCTGTGGCAAGAATTCTTGGGGCAGGACATCAGTGACGAAAGTCTGGTGCACACCATTTCCTCTCATTTGGACTGCACGCCGCTCGAACGGCAGTTCCTCTTGGAAGCCGACTCGCTGACGTGCCAAACGCGCCGGCTCACCGACCTTCTGCACTTCATGTTGCACGAACATCGTGGCGCCACGGGGCGAGGGTAA
- a CDS encoding daunorubicin resistance protein DrrA family ABC transporter ATP-binding protein, protein MGGRAITIDVANLRKTYDSITAVDDLSFRVYAGEIFGLLGPNGAGKSTTLRILMTLLAPTSGRATVLGYDVTTQADQIRQSIGYVPQERAIDRFLTGREHLELLANLYHLSPAQAATRIPELLKLVDLEAQADRPAKTYSGGMKRKLDIACGLLPNPQLLFLDEPTLGLDVQSRLRIWEYIRMLREGGLTVVMTTNYLDEADQLCDRLAIIDRGQIKALGSPAELKVGLGGDIVSLRLKDASQVDVLAGAVSSLPGVRYVERKPAGLDIRVDSPEKSLPALLEAASRHNCSLDFIDYHRPRLDDVFIAHTGRSFKEETMEFEEGA, encoded by the coding sequence ATGGGCGGCCGGGCCATCACCATCGACGTAGCCAATTTGCGGAAGACCTATGACTCGATCACGGCGGTCGATGACTTGTCGTTCCGTGTCTACGCCGGAGAGATTTTCGGACTCCTGGGACCCAATGGGGCCGGGAAGAGTACGACCCTGCGCATTCTCATGACGCTGCTGGCTCCCACGTCCGGGCGGGCGACGGTCCTGGGATACGATGTCACCACGCAGGCCGACCAGATCCGCCAATCGATCGGGTATGTACCTCAAGAGCGCGCCATCGATCGGTTTCTGACCGGTCGAGAGCATTTGGAATTGCTGGCGAACCTCTATCACTTGAGTCCCGCCCAAGCGGCGACGCGCATACCAGAGCTCCTGAAGCTGGTTGATCTGGAGGCACAGGCCGATCGACCTGCCAAGACATATTCCGGCGGCATGAAGCGAAAACTGGATATTGCCTGCGGACTGTTACCCAATCCTCAGCTTCTTTTCCTTGACGAACCGACGCTGGGACTGGACGTGCAGAGCAGACTCCGTATCTGGGAGTACATTCGGATGCTGCGCGAGGGCGGTTTGACCGTGGTGATGACCACGAACTATCTGGACGAGGCTGACCAACTCTGCGACCGGCTGGCCATTATCGACCGTGGCCAGATCAAGGCGCTCGGTTCACCGGCTGAATTGAAAGTTGGTCTGGGCGGGGACATCGTGTCGTTAAGGCTCAAAGATGCCTCGCAGGTCGACGTGTTGGCGGGTGCGGTCTCCTCCTTGCCAGGGGTTCGGTACGTGGAGAGGAAACCTGCGGGCCTGGACATTCGCGTGGATTCCCCAGAAAAATCGTTGCCTGCGCTCCTGGAAGCGGCGAGCCGGCACAATTGCAGTTTGGATTTCATCGACTATCACCGTCCTCGACTGGACGACGTGTTCATCGCCCATACCGGGCGATCCTTCAAGGAAGAGACCATGGAATTCGAGGAGGGCGCATGA